In Balaenoptera musculus isolate JJ_BM4_2016_0621 chromosome 19, mBalMus1.pri.v3, whole genome shotgun sequence, one genomic interval encodes:
- the SLC7A6OS gene encoding probable RNA polymerase II nuclear localization protein SLC7A6OS isoform X1 — translation MEGGMTAVLRVKRKRSAEPAEALVLACKRFCPSAVESGAQKTPPEDLERAAENNVFQLVATVRSQEEPVQPLVRAALRPSQGSQQRIRRHLRASAREIRQNGRYRVVSSRRSSGIPSGGLGSEDAPGSPEAAEDAGFQLLDLVHEEGDPEAAAISCKTSDPDVILCNSVELIRERLTVSEDGPRVGYQEEQKDNYVYDIYYLDMATPGWIENILSVQPYSQEWELVNDDQQPEDIYEDEDDENSENNWRNEYPEEENSDGDEDSRASVKKKETTEDHRCGANTLWMCRRSLAMTAPMTWIQTDDPVTSLRFYHKPLRVL, via the exons ATGGAGGGGGGCATGACAGCGGTCCTCCGCGTGAAGCGGAAACGCAGTGCGGAACCCGCTGAGGCACTTGTCCTCGCTTGTAAACGCTTCTGCCCCAGCGCAGTTGAGTCGGGAGCCCAAAAGACGCCTCCGGAGGATCTGGAGAGAGCAGCAGAAAATAATGTCTTCCAGTTGGTGGCCACCGTGCGCTCCCAG GAGGAGCCAGTACAGCCGCTTGTGCGAGCCGCCCTGCGCCCGTCCCAGGGCAGCCAGCAGCGTATCCGCCGTCATCTCCGTGCGTCGGCTCGGGAGATCCGGCAGAACGGCCGCTACAGGGTAGTATCTAGCCGCCGATCCTCGGGAATTCCATCGGGCGGCTTGGGGTCCGAGGACGCGCCGGGAAGCCCAGAAGCCGCCGAGGACGCAGGCTTCCAGCTGTTGGACCTGGTCCACGAGGAAGGAGACCCAGAGGCCGCCGCGATCTCCTGCAAA ACATCTGACCCAGATGTGATACTCTGCAATTCTGTAGAGTTGATCCGTGAGCGGTTGACTGTATCTGAAGATGGACCAAGAGTTGGGTACCAGGAGGAACAGAAGGACAACTATGTGTATGACATTTACTATTTGGACATGGCCACTCCAGGATGGATTGAGAACATCCTCTCTGTGCAGCCCTATAGCCAAGAGTGGGAGTTG GTGAATGATGACCAACAACCAGAGGACATttatgaagatgaagatgatgagaACAGTGAGAATAATTGGCGCAATGAGTACCCAGAGGAGGAGAACAGTGACGGAGATGAAGATTCCAGAG CCTCAGTGAAGAAGAAGGAGACAACAGAGGACCACAGATGTGGAGCAAATACCCTTTGGATGTGCAGAAGGAGTTTGGCTATGACAGCCCCCATGACCTGGATTCAGACTGATGATCCTGTGACATCCCTGAGGTTCTACCACAAGCCCCTGAGGGTTCTGTGA
- the SLC7A6OS gene encoding probable RNA polymerase II nuclear localization protein SLC7A6OS isoform X2: MEGGMTAVLRVKRKRSAEPAEALVLACKRFCPSAVESGAQKTPPEDLERAAENNVFQLVATVRSQEEPVQPLVRAALRPSQGSQQRIRRHLRASAREIRQNGRYRVVSSRRSSGIPSGGLGSEDAPGSPEAAEDAGFQLLDLVHEEGDPEAAAISCKTSDPDVILCNSVELIRERLTVSEDGPRVGYQEEQKDNYVYDIYYLDMATPGWIENILSVQPYSQEWELVNDDQQPEDIYEDEDDENSENNWRNEYPEEENSDGDEDSRVSDDYNSLSEEEGDNRGPQMWSKYPLDVQKEFGYDSPHDLDSD; the protein is encoded by the exons ATGGAGGGGGGCATGACAGCGGTCCTCCGCGTGAAGCGGAAACGCAGTGCGGAACCCGCTGAGGCACTTGTCCTCGCTTGTAAACGCTTCTGCCCCAGCGCAGTTGAGTCGGGAGCCCAAAAGACGCCTCCGGAGGATCTGGAGAGAGCAGCAGAAAATAATGTCTTCCAGTTGGTGGCCACCGTGCGCTCCCAG GAGGAGCCAGTACAGCCGCTTGTGCGAGCCGCCCTGCGCCCGTCCCAGGGCAGCCAGCAGCGTATCCGCCGTCATCTCCGTGCGTCGGCTCGGGAGATCCGGCAGAACGGCCGCTACAGGGTAGTATCTAGCCGCCGATCCTCGGGAATTCCATCGGGCGGCTTGGGGTCCGAGGACGCGCCGGGAAGCCCAGAAGCCGCCGAGGACGCAGGCTTCCAGCTGTTGGACCTGGTCCACGAGGAAGGAGACCCAGAGGCCGCCGCGATCTCCTGCAAA ACATCTGACCCAGATGTGATACTCTGCAATTCTGTAGAGTTGATCCGTGAGCGGTTGACTGTATCTGAAGATGGACCAAGAGTTGGGTACCAGGAGGAACAGAAGGACAACTATGTGTATGACATTTACTATTTGGACATGGCCACTCCAGGATGGATTGAGAACATCCTCTCTGTGCAGCCCTATAGCCAAGAGTGGGAGTTG GTGAATGATGACCAACAACCAGAGGACATttatgaagatgaagatgatgagaACAGTGAGAATAATTGGCGCAATGAGTACCCAGAGGAGGAGAACAGTGACGGAGATGAAGATTCCAGAG TCTCTGATGATTACAACAGCCTCAGTGAAGAAGAAGGAGACAACAGAGGACCACAGATGTGGAGCAAATACCCTTTGGATGTGCAGAAGGAGTTTGGCTATGACAGCCCCCATGACCTGGATTCAGACTGA